From the genome of Chelonoidis abingdonii isolate Lonesome George chromosome 25, CheloAbing_2.0, whole genome shotgun sequence, one region includes:
- the SDC3 gene encoding syndecan-3 — translation MGQGKRSKEAVPRRRIAEEKAVAPAMAQRWRNENYERPVDLEGSGDDDPFADDESDDLYSGSGSGYFEQESGIETAVRLHTDTLPTTPAVLPVTSVQPVATPFEMLPAEETTPEQATSILYIPRVTEAPLIPSWKATTTSATASDTPPPSTAAAAASLTTPAAKPTTVRRILPPFVTTMATTRATTLEMPATAVTEAITVTEAATSRLVTPSTARPRAGPKSSTSKTTVVTEKSTVLPPLAATLAPTDAPQTELLDVTVSTALDNELEVPVSGGPSGDFEIREEEDTTRPELSNEVIAAVTLAAEPGLGKNAEPGLIDNTIDSGNSAAQLPQKNILERKEVLIAVIVGGVVGALFAAFLVMLLIYRMKKKDEGSYTLEEPKQANVTYQKPDKQEEFYA, via the exons ATGGGACAGGGGAAGAGATCCAAGGAGGCTGTGCCAAGGCGCAGGATTGCGGAGGAGAAGGCTGTTGCCCCAGCCATG GCACAGCGCTGGCGTAACGAAAACTATGAGAGGCCCGTGGACCTGGAAGGGTCAGGGGATGACGACCCCTTTGCGGATGATGAAAGTGATGACCTCTACTCAGGATCTGGCTCGGGAT ATTTTGAGCAGGAGTCTGGGATCGAGACGGCGGTGAGGCTCCACACGGACACTCTCCCCACCACCCCGGCCGTGCTGCCTGTCACATCTGTGCAGCCCGTGGCAACTCCCTTTGAAATGCTGCCTGCAGAGGAAACCACCCCTGAGCAGGCGACCAGCATCCTGTACATCCCCAGGGTGACAGAGGCACCGCTGATTCCCAGCTGGAAAGCAACTACCACTAGTGCCACGGCCAGTGACACCCCACCACCctcaacagctgctgctgctgccagcctcaCTACTCCTGCTGCCAAGCCAACAACCGTCCGGAGGATCCTGCCCCCCTTCGTCACGACGATGGCCACAACGCGGGCCACCACCCTGGAaatgccagccacagctgtgacgGAAGCCATCACGGTCACAGAGGCTGCCACGTCCCGGCTCGTCACCCCCAGCACTGCCAGACCCAGAGCTGGTCCAAAGTCGAGCACCTCCAAGACCACGGTTGTCACAGAGAAAAGCACTGTCTTGCCGCCACTGGCTGCTACCTTGGCCCCCACGGACGCACCCCAG ACCGAGCTGCTGGACGTGACCGTGTCCACAGCCCTCGACAACGAGCTGGAGGTTCCTGTCAGCGGAGGGCCCAGCGGGGACTTCGAAATCCGCGAGGAGGAAGACACGACTCGGCCAGAGCTCAGTAACGAAGTGATCGCCGCGGTTACCCTGGCAGCAGAGCCGGGGCTGGGGAAGAATGCAGAGCCCGGCCTCATAGACAATACGATAGACTCTGGGAACTCGGCTGCCCAGCTCCCCCAGAAGAACATCCTGGAGAGGAAAGAAGTGCTAATAG CTGTCATCGTGGGCGGCGTGGTCGGGGCGCTCTTTGCTGCCTTTCTGGTTATGCTGCTCATCTACCGGATGAAGAAGAAGGACGAAGGGAGCTACACACTGGAGGAGCCAAAGCAGGCGAACGTCACATACCAAAAGCCCGACAAGCAGGAGGAGTTCTATGCATAA